The proteins below come from a single Zea mays cultivar B73 chromosome 8, Zm-B73-REFERENCE-NAM-5.0, whole genome shotgun sequence genomic window:
- the LOC103634789 gene encoding protein ALP1-like, with protein MDPYLESNFLVRLMEEMEEEEEELQLARHMLNRRRRARNERRHGGSIPGRVRIHRDHMSGDARIRADYFGAQPVYTDAQFRRRFRMRRHVFERLVDVVQQVDPYFIQRPNCAGEIGLSALQKVVAAVRILAYGIPADAVDEYVRIGESTAHEALKHFCTTVQTAFAPYYLRAPNAEDIARLLQVGESRGFPGMLGSVDCMHWEWRNCPSSWKGMFTGHGKHPTMILEAVASYDLWIWHAYFGLPGSCNNINVLHRSNLFQRHLSGDTPPVSFTVNGHTYNMGYYLADGIYPDWPAFVKTIRNPYDVRTQHFATIQESARKDIERAFGVLQKRWGVVRGPAYGWSPEHIGDIMKTCIILHNMIIEDKGPLALNTTFENIEVLADTSQGSMEERNDFVNQRYNQLKDHNKYTHLQVDLIHHHWA; from the exons ATGGACCCCTACTTAGAATCGAATTTTCTTGTTCGGTTGATGGAAGAaatggaagaggaagaagaagagttgcAGTTGGcgagacacatgctcaataggaGGCGGCGTGCACGAAACGAGCGTCGACATGGTGGTTCCATTCCAGGGCGTGTTAGGATTCATCGTGATCACATGAGCGGCGATGCAAGAATCCGAGCGGACTACTTTGGAGCGCAACCGGTGTACACGGATGCTCAATTTCGCAGGAG GTTCCGTATGCGTCGCCATGTGTTTGAGCGCCTTGTTGATGTTGTGCAACAAGTGGATCCATACTTTATTCAGCGTCCAAACTGTGCGGGTGAGATTGGTCTTTCTGCTctacagaaagttgttgctgctGTTCGAATCCTTGCTTACGGTATTCCGGCTGATGCCGTGGACGAATACGTACGTATTGGTGAATCCACGGCTCATGAGGCATTGAAACACTTTTGCACGACCGTCCAAACCGCGTTTGCTCCGTACTATCTCCGTGCACCAAATGCAGAAGATATCGCACGCCTTCTCCAAGTTGGCGAGTCACGTGGGTTTCCTGGTATGCttggtagtgttgattgcatgcattgggagtggcgtaACTGCCCAAGTTCATGGAAGGGCATGTTTACAGGGCATGGTAAACATCCTACCATGATCTTGGAAGCTGTTGCGTCGTATGACCTGTGGATATGGCATGCATATTTTGGTCTgccaggtagctgcaacaacataAACGTTCTCCACCGTTCAAACCTTTTCCAAAGGCATCTGAGCGGTGACACACCTCCTGTTTCATTCACTGTGAATGGTCACACGTACAATATGGGATATTACCTAGCAGACGGGATTTACCCTGACTGGCCCGCATTTGTCAAGACAATCCGTAATCCCTACGACGTTAGAACGCAACACTTTGCAACAATTCAAGAGTCTGCTCGAAAAGATATTGAACGAGCTTTCGGTGTACTCCAGAAGAGATGGGGTGTGGTCCGTGGCCCTGCTTACGGTTGGAGTCCTGAACACATTGGGGACATCATGAAAACTTGCATAATATTGCACAACATGATAATAGAAGACAAAGGTCCATTGGCTTTGAACACAACCTTTGAAAACATCGAAGTGCTGGCAGACACAAGTCAAGGTTCAATGGAAGAGCGCAACGACTTCGTCAATCAAAGGTACAACCAACTCAAAGACCACAACAAATATACTCATCTTCAGGTTGATCTGATACACCATCACTGGGCGTGA